The genome window GCACCTGCCTGCCGCCGATCTTGCCACGTTATCTCCGCCTAGGAGAATCATAGCTCCCTGTCTGGGAAGAGGTCTAAGCTGCCACACCGAGGAAAGTTCTAAAATCGTCCACTAGGCCGACCATTCTAGAGGGGCCTTCGGCTCCGCCTCAGGATTTCGAACTGCGGTCTCCCGCCCGTTGAGGCCGTCTCCCCGACCATTCCTTCTTCCTTTATCCTCGAGCTGTGAGAATGCGGGGATCGCCGGCGCCGCCAGCCTGCTGTGCGATGCACACCGGTAGCTGGCGCTCCGATCAATGCCGTGGGGGAGCCCCTTCGACGACCGGCGCGCCCAGGACATCGGCGGCGGCGTCCATGCCGGTGTGCACGCAGTCGGGGACGCCGATGCCCTTGTAAGCGTTCCCGGCAAGGCTCAGGCCGGGCAGCTCGCGGCGCAGGCGCTCGATGGCCGCGACCCGGTCCAGGTGTCCGACCGCATATTGCGCCATGGCGCGGTTCCAGCGATAGATGCGAGTGAAGCGGGGCTGGGCGTCGAGGGCGATGATCTGCCTCAGCTCGCGGGTCACGGTCGAGAGGATCTCGGCGTCGGACAGGGAGAGCACTTCCTTGTCCCGCGTGCCTCCTAGGAAAACACGCAGCAGGCGCTTGTCGGGCGGCGCGCGGTGCGGGAATTTGTTGTGCACATAGGTGCAGGCGCGCATGCGCTTCTTCTCGCTCCAGGGAACGAGGAAGCCGAAGCCCTCGGGCTCGCGGGCGAACTGGGCGGCGTCGTAGCCCAGCGCCACGGTGACTGACGAGCTGTAGGGGATCTGGTCGAGCGTGGCGGCCAGGCGCGGATTGGCTTCGTGCAGCAGGGCGCCGGCAATGTAGGCAGGCGTGGCCAGGATGACGTGATCGTAAGGCTCGGAGCCGCCGCCTTCTTTGAGCGCCAGCCATTCCTGACCCCGGAGCGCAAGCCCACGCAGGGGCGTGGAGAGCCGGATGGCGCGCCGGTCGAGTCCGGCGGCGACGGCGTCCACCAGCTGCTGCATGCCCTCGCGCATGGAGCTGAAGAGCGCCTTGCCGCGGCGCT of Terriglobales bacterium contains these proteins:
- the hemG gene encoding protoporphyrinogen oxidase, giving the protein MKRVAIIGGGISGLAAAFYLERERRKGAPVEYTLFESAPRLGGVMWSERAEGCLIEAGPDSFLTEKPWANTLCRDLGMEDQIVGSNDDARKTFILVNGRLVSMPDGLMFMVPTKLLPTVFTSLFSWATKMRMAGELLSRPRPPDGDESAADFVARHYGDEVVDRLADPLLSGVYGGDADSLSVRAVLPRFVEMEARYGSLSRGMLKARSRMKAALAQAPRSERRGKALFSSMREGMQQLVDAVAAGLDRRAIRLSTPLRGLALRGQEWLALKEGGGSEPYDHVILATPAYIAGALLHEANPRLAATLDQIPYSSSVTVALGYDAAQFAREPEGFGFLVPWSEKKRMRACTYVHNKFPHRAPPDKRLLRVFLGGTRDKEVLSLSDAEILSTVTRELRQIIALDAQPRFTRIYRWNRAMAQYAVGHLDRVAAIERLRRELPGLSLAGNAYKGIGVPDCVHTGMDAAADVLGAPVVEGAPPRH